In one Agrobacterium tumefaciens genomic region, the following are encoded:
- the rplS gene encoding 50S ribosomal protein L19 yields MTNIIQQLEAEQAAKIEAKRTLPEFSPGDTLRVNVRVTEGNRTRVQAYEGVCIARSGGGLSESFTVRKISYGEGVERVFPIYSPLVEGVEIVRRGKVRRAKLYYLRDRRGKAARIVENTGTRARKLNESERQAVAEEKARLEAEKVAAAQALAAEKAAAEAAEAKAAEEAAKAAETAAE; encoded by the coding sequence ATGACCAATATCATTCAGCAGCTGGAAGCCGAACAGGCTGCCAAGATCGAAGCAAAGCGTACCCTGCCTGAGTTTTCTCCGGGCGACACGCTGCGCGTGAACGTGCGCGTTACCGAAGGTAACCGTACCCGCGTTCAGGCTTACGAAGGCGTTTGCATCGCCCGTTCCGGCGGTGGCCTTTCCGAAAGCTTCACCGTTCGCAAGATTTCCTACGGCGAAGGCGTCGAGCGCGTATTCCCGATCTACTCCCCGCTTGTCGAAGGCGTTGAAATTGTTCGCCGCGGTAAGGTTCGCCGCGCGAAGCTCTATTACCTGCGCGACCGTCGCGGCAAGGCTGCCCGTATCGTTGAAAACACCGGTACCCGCGCACGCAAGCTGAACGAGTCCGAGCGCCAGGCCGTCGCCGAAGAAAAGGCACGTCTGGAAGCCGAAAAGGTAGCAGCAGCACAGGCTCTCGCCGCCGAGAAGGCAGCAGCCGAAGCCGCAGAAGCCAAGGCAGCGGAAGAAGCAGCAAAGGCTGCGGAAACCGCAGCGGAATAA
- a CDS encoding type I secretion system permease/ATPase: MLFFNSFLTKNKRAFFAVGLASALMNILHLSGSLFMLEVYDRILPSKSIPSLVALVVLLVVLYAFLMGFDVLRGRILARIADNMDDALNQKLFRASISAPLVASAKVDGLQIVGDLDQIRQFLSGPGPGAFFDIPWLPIYLLICFALHLWIGFAVLGGAVVLVMLTLLTNWLTERATKQAYAVRGQRNALVGSSQRNIESVKTMGMMGAVTSMWDELHYQYRAVTLSTSDTAGMLGAISRTFRLLLQSGVMAIGAVLVIDGNASAGSIIAGSILSAKALGPVEHVIANWRSFMTARQGWKRVNEFLEMTPEPAPPLSLPRPQFTVAVDRVTGGPPNGARDTVADISFTLNAGDGLGIIGPSASGKSTLARLMTGIWPYERGSVRFDGAALNQWDFEVLGKSIGYMPQQVELMPGTVAQNIARFDRNATAESIVAAAKAAQVHELILNLPNGYDTYIGDRGEALSGGQKQRIGLARALFGEPFFVLLDEPNSNLDSEGEAALRNAIADIRARGGIVVVIAHRPSAIESINLVMVMSNGRMFRFGTKEEVLAQILRQNIHQVPAAEEETRKIENRVSENG, encoded by the coding sequence ATGCTTTTTTTTAATTCTTTTTTAACAAAAAATAAGAGAGCTTTTTTTGCTGTTGGTCTTGCCAGCGCATTGATGAATATACTTCATCTTTCAGGCTCTCTCTTCATGCTGGAGGTCTATGACCGCATCTTGCCGAGCAAGAGTATTCCTTCTCTTGTGGCTCTGGTCGTCCTCCTTGTGGTCCTCTATGCCTTTCTGATGGGCTTTGATGTTTTGCGAGGCCGGATATTGGCGCGCATCGCGGACAATATGGATGACGCGCTCAATCAAAAGCTTTTCAGAGCCTCGATCAGTGCGCCGCTTGTCGCCTCCGCCAAAGTCGATGGGCTACAGATCGTCGGCGATCTCGATCAGATACGGCAGTTTCTTTCAGGTCCGGGGCCCGGCGCTTTTTTTGATATTCCCTGGCTGCCGATCTATCTGCTGATCTGTTTCGCCCTGCATCTCTGGATCGGCTTCGCCGTGCTTGGCGGCGCGGTGGTCCTTGTCATGCTGACGCTTCTGACCAATTGGCTGACCGAAAGGGCGACCAAGCAGGCTTATGCCGTGCGTGGACAGAGAAACGCACTGGTCGGCAGCAGCCAGCGCAACATCGAATCCGTCAAAACCATGGGCATGATGGGGGCGGTGACGTCGATGTGGGACGAGCTGCATTACCAGTATCGCGCCGTCACCCTGTCGACCTCCGATACCGCAGGCATGCTCGGCGCCATTTCCCGAACGTTCCGGCTGCTGCTGCAATCCGGCGTGATGGCCATCGGCGCAGTGCTGGTCATCGACGGCAATGCATCCGCGGGCAGCATCATTGCCGGCTCCATCCTTTCGGCAAAGGCGCTCGGCCCTGTCGAACATGTCATTGCAAACTGGCGCAGCTTCATGACTGCGCGGCAAGGCTGGAAACGCGTCAACGAATTTCTTGAAATGACGCCTGAGCCCGCTCCGCCGCTTTCCCTGCCGCGTCCGCAATTTACCGTCGCCGTCGACCGGGTAACCGGCGGTCCGCCCAATGGCGCGCGCGATACCGTTGCCGATATTTCGTTCACATTGAATGCGGGCGATGGTCTTGGGATCATTGGCCCCAGCGCCTCCGGTAAATCCACGCTGGCACGTCTCATGACCGGTATCTGGCCCTATGAGCGCGGCTCCGTGCGTTTCGATGGGGCGGCATTGAACCAGTGGGATTTCGAAGTTCTCGGCAAATCCATCGGTTATATGCCCCAGCAGGTGGAGTTGATGCCGGGAACGGTGGCGCAAAATATTGCCCGCTTCGATCGCAATGCAACGGCGGAATCCATCGTTGCCGCCGCCAAGGCCGCGCAGGTGCATGAGCTGATCCTCAATCTGCCGAATGGTTACGATACCTATATTGGCGATCGAGGGGAGGCGTTGTCGGGCGGGCAGAAACAGCGCATCGGCCTTGCACGCGCGCTTTTCGGCGAACCTTTTTTCGTGCTTCTCGATGAGCCGAACTCCAATCTCGACAGCGAAGGCGAGGCAGCTCTGCGCAATGCCATCGCGGACATCCGGGCGCGCGGCGGTATCGTTGTCGTCATTGCCCATCGCCCGAGCGCCATCGAAAGCATCAATCTTGTGATGGTGATGAGCAATGGCCGGATGTTCCGTTTCGGCACCAAGGAAGAGGTGCTCGCGCAGATCCTGCGACAAAACATCCATCAGGTACCGGCAGCAGAGGAAGAAACACGCAAGATCGAAAACCGGGTGAGCGAAAATGGCTGA